In one Juglans regia cultivar Chandler chromosome 11, Walnut 2.0, whole genome shotgun sequence genomic region, the following are encoded:
- the LOC108995795 gene encoding disease resistance protein RPV1-like, protein MVPLSTQRASSLVPPSSSTSPRPRWIHDVFLNFHGEDTRKSFTDHLYTALEKKGIIAFKDDEKLERGKYISRELLKAIRESMYAIPIISKNYASSRWCLTELAQIVKCMRETGLTVLPVFYHVDPFEVQNQTGAFAEAFARHEEDPNIDMETMQTWRVALKEVGNISGWHFHLRYESTIVQEIIKRILQGLSRNFATLSKELVGIESRVEEMMNILGIGLDAVRFIGIHGMAGVGKTTLAEVIYDRISYQFEASIFLACIREETRSRGLVSLQKQLLSKIFMEREINIWDDREGMNLIRNRLCHKKVLLVLDDVDREEHLTTLAGSHDWFGPGSRIILTSRDNHLLKRHGVNDIYKVNELKNDEALQLFSLAAFKKPYPEENYVDLSKGFVKYAQGLPLALKVLGSSLFGRGTNAWKDAWDQLKANPNKGILDILQVGFDGLEDLQKKLFLDIACFFNGEVLDNILMDILESFGYYPYLNIDILMEKCLITISSRRLRMHDLLQKMGQEIIYDESPEEPGRRSRLWHYKDVLHVLKNNTGTEVIEGIMLNLPNQNEERFSIRAFSKMKKLRILKIRNTSFVNMSFSNLCDKLLNLHWHNDPLRFMPTHALRVLELSEYPSKSLSNGFQAGNLVELRFPSSHIKQLWKGISSFGSLKRFDLSGSQNLVETPDFTGVPSLETLDLEGCTSLSKVHKSIGVLKRLRRLNLHACKRLKSFPNEISLESLEHFYLSDCSRFQKFPDIVGNMTSLRLLYLDGTAIKELPLSFKNLCSLSILSLHNCKKLSIFPSVICSLSSLKILDVSDCLALGGIQDMNGEGYLEQLYKGGTAIKFTKFFAVPEFGSNDACSMQEMFMTNDDSIGAFYVGFDDSVYYIRSLNREESNLQTKGYDVETNSFNAKVLCGSSLGAEVQEWFNMRNFGSHVTLQIHPNLDNNSKWEAYFHLTIYEVDDVIENSDPRIFKGSHPDEGQFVEFVYHFETNEGPLKEPLVLRAPKDPSVGPIGFGVLLPTMWFLEQSNNLDGWSYIRASVKTSSSNVKVKECGALLLSEHPHSEFYSTLIPYGLNLEIRHHLHYYLEMGSHNVVPIRF, encoded by the exons ATGGTTCCACTAAGCACTCAAAGAGCCTCATCATTAGTACCACCGTCTTCTTCCACTTCTCCAAGGCCTCGATGGATACATGATGTTTTCCTCAATTTCCATGGCGAAGATACCCGCAAGAGTTTTACAGACCATTTATACACTGCTTTAGAAAAGAAAGGCATTATCGCCTTTAAAGACGACGAGAAACTTGAGCGAGGAAAGTATATTTCTCGAGAGCTCTTGAAAGCTATACGTGAATCCATGTACGCCATCCCCATTATCTCGAAAAACTATGCTTCTTCAAGATGGTGCTTGACTGAACTTGCCCAGATAGTCAAATGCATGAGAGAGACGGGTTTGACAGTTTTGCCTGTTTTCTACCATGTTGATCCCTTCGAGGTACAAAACCAAACTGGGGCTTTTGCAGAAGCTTTTGCTAGGCATGAAGAAGACCCTAATATTGATATGGAGACGATGCAAACATGGAGAGTTGCTTTGAAAGAAGTGGGCAACATTTCCGGATGGCATTTTCATCTTag GTATGAATCAACAATTGtccaagaaatcattaaaagaaTACTTCAAGGATTGAGTCGTAACTTTGCAACTCTCTCCAAGGAACTTGTTGGAATAGAATCTCGTGTGGAGGAAATGATGAACATACTTGGTATTGGATTGGATGCTGTTCGCTTTATAGGAATTCATGGTATGGCTGGAGTGGGTAAGACAACTTTGGCAGAAGTCATTTATGATAGAATATCTTACCAATTTGAAGCTAGCATCTTTCTTGCTTGTAttagagaagaaactagaaGTCGTGGTTTAgtttctttacaaaaacaacttctttCTAAGATCTTCATGGAAAGGGAAATAAATATATGGGACGATCGTGAGGGAATGAATTTGATACGAAATAGACTATGTCATAAAAAAGTCCTTTTAGTCCTTGATGATGTGGACAGAGAAGAACATCTAACAACACTAGCTGGGAGCCACGACTGGTTTGGCCCAGGGAGTAGAATCATTTTAACAAGCAGAGATAACCATTTATTGAAAAGACATGGAGTGAATGATATCTATAAGGTTAATGAGTTGAAGAATGATGAAGCATTGCAGCTCTTTAGTTTGGCAGCTTTCAAGAAACCCTATCCTGAAGAAAATTATGTGGATTTATCCAAAGGCTTTGTGAAATATGCTCAAGGCCTTCCTTTAGCTCTCAAAGTTTTAGGTTCCTCCTTGTTTGGTAGAGGAACAAATGCATGGAAAGATGCTTGGGATCAACTGAAAGCAAATCCTAATAAAGGAATTTTGGATATACTTCAAGTAGGTTTTGATGGATTGGAGGATTTGcaaaagaaattgtttttaGATATTGCTTGTTTTTTCAATGGAGAGGTCTTAGATAACATTTTAATGGATATATTAGAAAGTTTTGGTTACTACCCATACCTCAATATTGATATTCTCATGGAGAAATGTCTTATAACCATCTCATCTAGAAGGTTGAGGATGCATGATTTGCTACAAAAAATGGGTcaagaaataatttatgatgAATCCCCCGAAGAGCCTGGCCGGCGTAGTAGATTGTGGCATTATAAGGATGTCCTTCACGTGTTGAAGAATAATACT GGAACTGAGGTGATTGAAGGCATAATGCTAAACTTACCTAATCAAAATGAGGAACGATTCAGTATTAGAGCCTTctcaaagatgaagaaattgagAATTCTTAAAATTCGCAACACCAGTTTTGTCAACATGAGTTTTTCTAATCTCTGTGATAAGTTATTGAATCTGCATTGGCACAACGACCCTTTAAGATTCATGCCAACACATGCTTTACGAGTGCTAGAATTGTCTGAATATCCTTCAAAATCCTTGTCAAACGGCTTTCAAGCAGGCAATCTTGTTGAACTTAGATTTCCAAGCAGTCACATCAAGCAACTGTGGAAGGGAATTAGT AGTTTTGGGAGTTTGAAACGCTTTGATCTTAGCGGCTCTCAAAACTTGGTGGAGACACCAGACTTCACCGGAGTCCCAAGTCTTGAGACACTAGACCTTGAAGGTTGTACAAGTTTATCTAAGGTCCACAAATCTATTGGTGTTCTCAAACGGCTTAGACGATTGAATCTACATGCTTGCAAACGCCTTAAAAGCTTTCCAAATGAGATTAGCTTGGAGTCTCTTgaacatttttatctttctgATTGTTCAAGATTTCAGAAGTTCCCCGACATTGTGGGAAACATGACCTCATTACGGTTACTTTATTTGGATGGTACTGCCATAAAGGAACTACCCCTGTCATTTAAGAATTTATGCAGCCTTTCCATATTGTCTTTGCATAACTGCAAAAAGCTCTCAATTTTTCCGAGCGTTATTTGTAGTTTGTCATCTCTTAAAATTCTGGATGTATCTGATTGCCTAGCACTTGGTGGAATTCAAGACATGAATGGTGAGGGGTATCTTGAACAATTGTATAAAGGTGGAACTGCTATCAAATTCACTAAGTTTTTCGCAGTGCCAGAGTTTGGCTCAAATGATGCTTGCTCTATGCAAGAAATGTTTATGACCAATGATGACTCTATTGGGGCCTTCTATGTTGGTTTTGATGACAGTGTCTACTACATTAGAAGCTTGAATCGTGAAGAAAGTAATTTGCAGACAAAAGGCTATGACGTT GAAACTAATAGTTTTAATGCCAAGGTATTGTGTGGATCTTCCTTGGGAGCTGAAGTTCAAGAGTGGTTCAACATGAGAAATTTTGGTTCTCACGTGACACTTCAAATCCATCCAAACTTAGATAATAATAGTAAGTGGGAGGCATATTTTCATTTGACTATTTATGAAGTTGATGATGTGATAGAGAATTCAGATCCAAGGATTTTCAAGGGCAGTCATCCTGATGAAGGCCAGTTTGTTGAGTTTGTTTATCATTTTGAGACTAATGAAGGTCCTCTAAAAGAACCCTTAGTCCTTCGTGCCCCCAAAGACCCTTCTGTGGGGCCAATTGGGTTTGGGGTGTTACTACCAACCATGTGGTTTTTGGAGCAGTCAAATAATTTGGATGGATGGAGCTACATTAGAGCATCAGTTAAAACAAGTAGCTCGAACGTGAAGGTGAAAGAGTGTGGGGCGCTCCTTCTATCAGAACATCCTCATTCTGAATTCTATAGTACCCTTATTCCTTATGGGTTAAACTTAGAAATTAGGCATCATCTtcattattatttggaaatggGTAGTCATAATGTTGTACCTATTCGTTTTTAA